From a region of the Triticum aestivum cultivar Chinese Spring chromosome 7D, IWGSC CS RefSeq v2.1, whole genome shotgun sequence genome:
- the LOC123164300 gene encoding single-strand DNA endonuclease 1, with protein MGVKNLWDILDSCKQKLPLNHLQNKKVCVDLSCWLVQFCTANRSPAFVRDKVYLKNLFHRIRALLALNCSLIFVTDGAIPSMKLATYRRRLGSNSEADCDDTSSQPLTSLKRNKGSEFSRMIKEAKHLGLALGIPCLDGVEEAEAQCALLDLSSLCEGCFTSDSDAFLFGARTVYRDVFIGDGGYVICYEMEDIEKKLGFGRKSLISFALLLGCDYSNGVHGFGLEAACRLVKSAGDDSILDQILSDGVKATRKCKGKKAGIDKNKGGDICTKTSTSEVGMSQDSGGQFREVINAFLEPKCHLPDSENVRRVCCQHPFRHSEFQQICEKYFEWTPEKTDEYILPKIAERELRRFSNLRSTSSALGIKPLLSEIPVPCPVLAITKQRKVHGSEYYEVSWRNMHGLQSSVVPGDLIRSACPEKITEFLEKKDEEKKQKRKARPKKSAQAAVKDVDARLQELMLGIESECATFPPASNCPETGDVHRVAPSMDIVDLSSPSPPLRACKSQKFIGSTTAAMNGVDLLSGMMESQSSTQSSDAQNSESQNSTQSSDAQNSESQNSTQSSSTQSSDAPSFTLDDDVIDLSSPLPPVAERQPCRFQDLPPYDGAERRALTDLSNFPEKSSMLGVSDNRHKAGASDGCAPVEASPPVINGPRMSSGGSNVPTVLLAESEAGAIDLSSPSPVVDRRNGKHGKHAIDISEADSSVVCPDDDEHERKARELRSFLKSIRDEL; from the exons ATGGGGGTCAAGAACCTTTGGGACATTCTCGACTCCTGCAAGCAGAAGCTGCCGCTCAACCACCTCCA GAACAAGAAGGTGTGCGTAGATCTCTCCTGCTGGCTCGTGCAGTTCTGTACCGCCAACCGCTCGCCGGCCTTCGTCAGGGACAAGGTCTACCTCAAGAACCTCTTCCACCGCATCCGCGCCCTCCTCGCCCTCAACTGCAGCCTCATCTTCGTCACAG ATGGGGCAATACCTTCAATGAAGCTGGCTACTTATAGACGTCGGCTAGGATCCAATTCTGAG GCTGATTGTGATGACACGAGTTCGCAACCATTGACCTCCCTTAAACGGAACAAGGGATCAGAATTCTCGCGCATGATTAAAGAGGCGAAGCATCTTGGCTTGGCCTTAGGCATCCCTTGCTTGGATGG CGTCGAGGAAGCAGAAGCACAGTGTGCATTGCTTGATTTAAGCTCATTGTGC GAAGGCTGTTTTACATCAGATTCAGATGCTTTTCTTTTTGGGGCAAGGACAGTTTACAGAGATGTTTTCATAG GGGACGGTGGTTATGTCATTTGCTACGAAATGGAGGACATAGAGAAAAAGCTTGGTTTTGGCAGGAAATCACTG ATATCATTTGCGTTGCTTCTTGGTTGTGATTATTCTAATGGAGTTCATGGCTTTGGCCTG GAAGCAGCATGTCGTCTTGTCAAATCTGCGGGAGATGATTCCATCCTGGATCAGATTTTATCTGATGGAGTAAAAGCTACAAGAAAGTGTAAAGGGAAAAAGGCTGGCATTGACAAAAACAAGGGTGGTGACATATGCACAAAAACAAGTACCTCTG AGGTTGGGATGAGCCAAGATTCTGGTGGTCAATTCCGTGAGGTAATAAACGCATTTCTGGAGCCAAAATGCCATTTGCCTGATTCGGAAAATGTGCGGAG GGTATGCTGCCAGCACCCATTTCGTCATTCAGAGTTCCAACAGATTTGTGAGAAATATTTTGAATGGACCCCAGAGAAGACTG ATGAATACATCCTTCCGAAGATAGCTGAGAGAGAACTTCGAAGGTTTTCAAATCTTCGCTCGACATCTTCAGCTCTAGGAATAAAACCATTGTTGAGTGAG ATTCCAGTACCATGCCCTGTATTGGCAATTACAAAGCAACGAAAAGTTCATGGAAGTGAGTATTATGAGGTTTCATGGAGAAACATGCATGGACTCCAATCTTCAGTTGTTCCAGGGGATCTCATCAGAAG TGCGTGCCCAGAAAAAATAACCGAGTTTTTGGAAAAGAAGGATgaagagaagaagcaaaagagGAAAGCTAGGCCAAAGAAATCAGCACAAGCTGCAGTAAAAGATGTTGATGCGCGGCTCCAAGAATTGATGCTTGGTATTGAGTCTGAATGCGCCACGTTTCCGCCTGCAAGCAATTGTCCTGAGACAGGAGATGTACACCGCGTGGCACCTAGCATGGATATAGTTGATCTGTCTTCTCCATCTCCGCCCCTCCGGGCCTGCAAGTCCCAAAAGTTCATTGGATCAACCACAGCTGCGATGAATGGGGTTGATTTGCTGAGCGGTATGATGGAGTCACAAAGTAGCACCCAGTCAAGCGATGCTCAGAACTCCGAGTCACAAAATAGCACTCAGTCAAGCGATGCTCAGAACTCTGAGTCACAAAATAGCACTCAGTCAAGTAGCACCCAGTCAAGTGATGCTCCGAGTTTTACCCTTGACGACGACGTGATTGATCTGTCCTCGCCCCTGCCTCCAGTTGCTGAACGACAACCTTGCCGCTTCCAAGACTTGCCACCTTATGACGGAGCTGAACGAAGAGCTCTGACAGATTTAAGCAATTTCCCTGAGAAAAGCAGCATGCTGGGCGTTTCAGATAACAGGCACAAAGCTGGTGCAAGTGATGGTTGTGCGCCGGTGGAAGCATCGCCACCAGTCATCAATGGCCCTCGGATGTCCAGTGGCGGAAGTAATGTACCGACTGTTTTGTTGGCAGAATCAGAAGCTGGTGCCATTGATCTGTCATCTCCTTCACCGGTTGTTGACAGAAGGAATGGTAAGCATGGCAAACATGCAATAGACATTAGTGAAGCTGACAGTAGTGTCGTGTGtcctgatgatgatgaacatgagAGGAAGGCGAGAGAGCTCAGATCGTTTCTCAAGAGCATTAGAGACGAACTGTAA